A single window of Rhodococcus jostii RHA1 DNA harbors:
- a CDS encoding protein kinase domain-containing protein, with product MAAGDPFETQRGVAHTVTAELSAEGFEDAHEIGRGGFGIVYRCVQPALDRTVAVKVLAADLDEENRVRFFREQRAMGRLTGHPHIVSALHVGATDSGRPYIVMPYHSQDSLDVRIRRDGPLPLEEALRLGVKMAGALETAHRLGVLHRDLKPGNILLTDYGEPALTDFGIAHIVGGFETATGTVTGSPAFTAPEVLSGEPPTEASDIYGLGATVFCAVTGHAAFERHSGEHVVAQFLRITTQPVPDLREHGVPDDVSEIVDRAMAADPRQRPATAADFGDELRRIQLRHGFPVDEMALSAKQGASRRDPDPARAQRAGTTAAPPPSPSMAPAVRTPVSNLPLELTSFVGRRRESTEAKQLLSAARLVTLTGIGGVGKTRLALRLAADVRPGFGDGVWLVELGELRDGSLLTDTVAAALGLRDQPARQLDDVVAEFLASRHLLLVLDNCEQVVEAVAASAEMLLRTCPQLRILATSREPLGIGGEAVLRVPPLTVPAPDREPSLRGLTGYDAVTLFAQRAAAAVPGFELTDDNRMTVVRICHQLDGLPLPIELAAARLRAMSPEQILQRLTDRYTLLTLGNRGAPTRQQTLRLSIDWSHELCTSREQQLWAELSVFAGSFELDAAESICGEDLTSEELLDTVTALVDKSILIREDAGSAVRFRMLETLRDYGKEKAEQTGIRPVLRRRHRDWYQHLVLQVEAEWISPQQLDWIARLEREQSNLREAMEFCLSEETDTGAEAGLRIAAALFRFWFSRGLFREGRHWLDRALVRGPGQPTASRVGALYAASVFAGVQGDLPASRALVDEAQALIPQITDPLDRARITHADGLLGLVSGDLPRACTCMEEALEVFGGRGDLALRVWALMILGLVYELQGDVPRAVGCHQQVLGVTEAHGESVYRSYSLWALGVAALQQGDRGQAADLLKQCLRLTRLVDDPFTAAMTLEAMAWIAGTEDGARRAATLMGAADALGRALGSSSVLFPTLLVRHEDCERLTRTALGERAFEAARREGALLGFEGAVAYALGERTEATTEPAGSSATGLTKREREVADLVAQGLTNKAVAAKLVISPRTAQGHVEHILTKLGFTSRTQIAGWVVEHSQDERP from the coding sequence ATGGCCGCAGGTGATCCGTTCGAGACGCAGCGCGGCGTGGCCCACACGGTCACGGCGGAGTTGAGCGCTGAGGGGTTCGAGGACGCCCACGAGATCGGCCGGGGCGGGTTCGGTATCGTTTACCGCTGCGTGCAGCCGGCGCTGGACCGCACTGTGGCGGTGAAGGTCCTTGCTGCGGACCTCGACGAGGAGAACCGGGTTCGGTTCTTCCGGGAACAGCGGGCGATGGGCCGCCTCACCGGGCATCCGCACATTGTGAGCGCATTGCATGTCGGTGCCACCGACAGCGGTCGCCCCTACATCGTGATGCCCTACCATTCGCAGGATTCGCTCGACGTCCGGATCCGCCGCGACGGCCCACTGCCGTTGGAGGAAGCACTCCGGCTCGGGGTGAAGATGGCCGGTGCCCTCGAGACCGCACACCGTCTCGGCGTCTTGCACAGAGACCTCAAACCCGGAAACATCCTGCTCACCGACTACGGGGAGCCGGCGCTCACCGATTTCGGCATCGCCCATATCGTCGGCGGATTCGAGACCGCCACCGGCACCGTGACCGGGTCACCGGCCTTCACCGCGCCCGAGGTGCTCAGCGGCGAACCGCCGACTGAGGCCTCCGATATCTACGGTCTCGGTGCGACGGTGTTCTGCGCCGTCACCGGTCACGCCGCATTCGAGCGCCACAGCGGCGAGCATGTGGTCGCCCAGTTCCTACGGATCACCACCCAACCGGTCCCGGACCTGCGCGAGCACGGCGTCCCGGACGACGTGTCCGAGATCGTCGACCGCGCCATGGCCGCCGATCCGCGGCAGCGTCCTGCCACTGCCGCCGACTTCGGCGATGAACTGCGGCGGATCCAGCTCCGCCACGGCTTCCCCGTCGACGAGATGGCCCTGTCCGCGAAACAGGGCGCCTCACGGCGCGATCCGGACCCGGCCCGCGCCCAACGTGCAGGGACCACAGCGGCTCCGCCACCTTCACCGTCGATGGCACCCGCCGTGAGGACTCCGGTGAGTAATCTGCCGCTCGAGCTCACCAGCTTCGTTGGGCGCCGCCGTGAGTCCACCGAGGCGAAGCAGCTGCTGTCGGCTGCGCGTCTGGTGACGTTGACCGGGATCGGTGGTGTCGGGAAAACGCGTCTGGCGCTTCGGCTAGCTGCCGATGTCCGGCCGGGATTCGGTGACGGAGTCTGGTTGGTCGAACTGGGCGAGTTGCGGGACGGGTCCCTCCTGACGGACACGGTTGCCGCGGCCCTGGGGCTGCGGGATCAGCCCGCGCGACAGCTCGACGACGTGGTGGCGGAGTTCCTCGCCTCCCGGCACCTGTTGCTTGTACTGGACAACTGCGAACAGGTGGTGGAGGCGGTCGCGGCATCGGCCGAGATGCTGCTGCGCACCTGTCCGCAGCTGCGGATCTTGGCCACGAGCCGCGAACCCTTGGGTATCGGCGGGGAGGCGGTGCTGCGGGTTCCCCCGCTGACGGTCCCGGCCCCGGACCGCGAGCCGTCGCTGCGCGGGCTGACCGGGTACGACGCGGTGACGTTGTTCGCACAGCGCGCCGCGGCCGCCGTCCCCGGATTCGAACTTACCGACGACAACCGGATGACGGTGGTCCGAATCTGCCACCAACTCGACGGCCTACCGTTGCCGATCGAGCTGGCGGCGGCACGGTTGCGGGCGATGTCGCCCGAGCAGATCCTGCAGCGGCTGACCGACCGGTACACGCTGCTGACTCTCGGCAATCGCGGTGCCCCGACGCGCCAGCAGACCCTGCGGCTGTCCATCGACTGGAGTCATGAGCTCTGCACATCTCGGGAACAGCAGCTGTGGGCCGAGCTGTCGGTGTTCGCGGGAAGTTTCGAACTGGATGCGGCCGAGTCGATCTGCGGGGAGGACCTGACTTCAGAGGAGTTGCTCGACACAGTGACGGCATTGGTCGACAAGTCGATCCTGATCCGGGAAGACGCCGGCTCGGCGGTGCGGTTCCGGATGCTCGAGACCCTGCGCGACTACGGCAAGGAAAAGGCCGAGCAGACCGGTATCCGTCCGGTATTGCGACGACGGCACCGGGATTGGTATCAGCACTTGGTGTTGCAGGTGGAAGCCGAATGGATCAGTCCACAGCAACTGGACTGGATTGCGCGGCTCGAGAGGGAACAATCGAATTTGCGTGAGGCGATGGAATTCTGCCTGTCGGAGGAGACTGACACCGGTGCCGAGGCCGGGTTGCGGATAGCGGCGGCCCTGTTCCGGTTCTGGTTCTCCCGCGGACTGTTCCGGGAGGGGCGGCACTGGCTCGACCGGGCCCTGGTCCGTGGGCCCGGGCAGCCGACCGCTTCACGAGTCGGGGCGCTGTACGCCGCCAGCGTGTTCGCCGGCGTGCAGGGTGACCTTCCGGCCTCGAGGGCCCTGGTGGACGAAGCGCAGGCGCTGATCCCGCAGATAACCGACCCACTGGACCGCGCACGCATCACCCATGCCGACGGTCTCCTGGGCCTCGTCAGCGGCGACCTTCCCCGCGCCTGTACCTGCATGGAAGAGGCCCTGGAGGTGTTCGGGGGCCGCGGCGACCTGGCATTGCGGGTGTGGGCGCTGATGATCCTCGGGTTGGTGTACGAATTGCAAGGAGACGTTCCCCGGGCCGTCGGCTGCCATCAGCAGGTTCTCGGTGTCACGGAAGCGCACGGTGAATCCGTATACCGGTCGTACTCACTGTGGGCGCTGGGAGTCGCCGCCTTGCAGCAGGGCGATCGCGGTCAGGCGGCGGACCTGCTGAAACAGTGCCTGCGGCTGACCCGGTTGGTCGACGATCCGTTCACTGCCGCGATGACCCTGGAGGCAATGGCGTGGATCGCCGGCACCGAGGACGGTGCACGACGTGCCGCCACCCTGATGGGGGCCGCAGATGCGCTGGGCCGCGCCCTGGGAAGCTCCTCGGTGCTGTTTCCCACCCTGCTCGTCCGCCACGAGGACTGCGAGCGGCTCACTCGCACTGCACTGGGTGAGCGCGCGTTCGAGGCGGCCCGCAGAGAGGGTGCGCTCCTCGGATTCGAGGGAGCGGTCGCCTACGCCCTCGGCGAGCGCACCGAGGCCACAACAGAGCCCGCCGGTAGCAGCGCGACGGGCCTGACCAAGCGGGAGCGGGAGGTCGCAGACCTGGTCGCACAGGGCCTGACCAACAAGGCCGTCGCCGCCAAGCTGGTGATATCGCCGCGCACCGCGCAGGGGCACGTCGAACACATCCTGACCAAGCTTGGGTTCACCTCACGAACACAGATCGCGGGCTGGGTCGTGGAGCATTCGCAGGACGAGCGCCCCTGA
- a CDS encoding ester cyclase translates to MPDPSPTSTPLAPPNDVTNAQLVQWAFDRINAQDVESLRNFFWTADSTVHFPTGTCHGSTEIAAYFDQVFAAVTDFAFEMVSIAESGNDVLAHWHLTGRHVGTFVGIAATGRRIDFDGFDHFVIEDGKVVTNTVRYDQMEFARQIKLLPPDGSIADRALKAAFNAKTRVVSVARRR, encoded by the coding sequence ATGCCCGATCCCAGCCCTACCTCGACCCCTCTCGCCCCGCCGAACGACGTCACCAACGCGCAACTCGTCCAATGGGCTTTCGACCGCATCAACGCCCAGGACGTCGAGAGCCTGCGCAATTTCTTCTGGACCGCTGATTCCACCGTGCACTTCCCGACCGGGACATGTCACGGGAGCACCGAGATCGCCGCCTACTTCGACCAGGTCTTCGCCGCGGTCACCGACTTCGCCTTCGAGATGGTCTCGATCGCCGAGTCCGGCAACGACGTCTTGGCCCACTGGCACCTGACCGGACGACACGTCGGCACCTTTGTCGGCATCGCCGCCACCGGGCGGCGAATCGACTTCGATGGATTCGACCACTTCGTCATCGAGGACGGGAAGGTCGTCACCAATACGGTGCGCTACGACCAGATGGAGTTCGCCCGCCAGATCAAGCTGCTACCGCCCGACGGATCGATTGCGGATCGCGCGTTGAAGGCCGCCTTCAACGCCAAAACGCGTGTAGTAAGCGTCGCTCGCCGTCGCTAG